A region of Micropterus dolomieu isolate WLL.071019.BEF.003 ecotype Adirondacks linkage group LG01, ASM2129224v1, whole genome shotgun sequence DNA encodes the following proteins:
- the hhla2b.1 gene encoding uncharacterized protein hhla2b.1 isoform X2 → MSAIHTLACFLLWISFATQNKTPDVTVTCFVSEECLLPCSFQPGSKETIEWFKQDAEFYKFKRDDDDDDDDEDDDDDDDEDDDDSSEEHKTDDDRASIVPELISRGNATLIIKGSTLKDRGTYRCHVNTSKGEHNAKVIVKVQAPIRGLSVELSRLSGYEEMKCIVRNVFPAPRVTWATEPPTFEDLRPVTRMLADKQKLYSVDSRLKRLNGHPDLIYICKVTSSYGGPTWTASLREREIKGTEGRDLTIPCHAPPYLNKPSLNWSFSNSEDPSHILTYNSRSGDSTSSSYWDNHVELDGFRVPFGDGSLRLMDPKHSEHTGSYTCVFFIPYTTHTERTEVTIKNPAEEQILSKEPSYWWIVGLVIALLVLALVGLLAYLKVKGRNPKCRNDTEAPTELHLVKDSTADSNLNESSPLTAGDTNGQSGPQTSTQLT, encoded by the exons ATGTCAGCGATACACACCTTGGCctgtttcctcctctggatcagcTTTGCCACCCAGAACAAAACCCCAG ATGTCACTGTGACGTGTTTTGTTTCCGAGGAGTGCTTGCTCCCCTGCAGCTTCCAGCCAGGCAGCAAAGAGACCATCGAGTGGTTCAAACAGGACGCAGAGTTTTACAAATTCAAGCgggacgacgacgacgacgatgatgatgaagatgatgatgatgatgatgatgaagatgatgatgacagCAGTGAAGAGCACAAGACAGATGACGACCGAGCCTCCATTGTCCCAGAACTGATTTCGCGGGGCAATGCCACACTGATCATCAAAGGGAGCACTCTCAAGGACAGAGGCACGTACAGGTGTCACGTGAACACCTCGAAGGGCGAACACAATGCTAAGGTCATCGTGAAGGTGCAAG caccCATCAGAGGCCTGTCTGTGGAGCTGTCGAGGCTGAGCGGCTACGAGGAGATGAAATGCATCGTCCGTAATGTCTTCCCGGCTCCTCGTGTAACCTGGGCGACCGAACCACCCACTTTCGAGGACCTCCGACCGGTCACGCGCATGCTGGCCGACAAACAGAAGCTGTACTCGGTCGACAGCCGCCTCAAGAGGCTGAACGGACACCCTGACCTCATCTACATCTGTAAAGTCACGAGTTCCTACGGTGGTCCGACCTGGACCGCCTCACTCAGGGAAAGAG AAATTAAAGGAACTGAAGGAAGAGACCTTACCATCCCCTGCCACGCCCCTCCTTACCTGAACAAACCCTCCCTCAATTGGAGCTTCTCCAACAGCGAGGACCCCTCCCACATCCTCACCTACAACAGCCGGTCGGGGGACAGCACATCCTCGTCATACTGGGACAACCACGTGGAGCTGGACGGCTTCAGGGTCCCGTTTGGAGACGGGTCGCTGCGACTGATGGACCCCAAGCACTCGGAGCACACGGGCAGCTACACCTGTGTGTTCTTCATCCCGTACACCACTCACACCGAACGCACTGAAGTCACTATCAAGAATCCTGCCG AAGAGCAAATCCTTTCAAAAGAACCGTCTTATTGGTGGATTGTCGGTCTGGTGATTGCGCTGCTGGTTCTCGCGCTGGTGGGCTTGCTGGCCTACCTGAAGGTGAAAG GACGCAACCCGAAGTGCAGAAATGACACCGAGGcgccaacagagctgcatttagTCAAAG ACTCGACAGCAGACAGTAACCTGAATGAGAGCAGCCCTTTGACTGCAGGCGACACCAACGGACAATCAGGCCCCCAGACCAGCACTCAGTTAACATGA
- the hhla2b.1 gene encoding uncharacterized protein hhla2b.1 isoform X1, giving the protein MSAIHTLACFLLWISFATQNKTPDVTVTCFVSEECLLPCSFQPGSKETIEWFKQDAEFYKFKRDDDDDDDDEDDDDDDDEDDDDSSEEHKTDDDRASIVPELISRGNATLIIKGSTLKDRGTYRCHVNTSKGEHNAKVIVKVQAPIRGLSVELSRLSGYEEMKCIVRNVFPAPRVTWATEPPTFEDLRPVTRMLADKQKLYSVDSRLKRLNGHPDLIYICKVTSSYGGPTWTASLRERVEIKGTEGRDLTIPCHAPPYLNKPSLNWSFSNSEDPSHILTYNSRSGDSTSSSYWDNHVELDGFRVPFGDGSLRLMDPKHSEHTGSYTCVFFIPYTTHTERTEVTIKNPAEEQILSKEPSYWWIVGLVIALLVLALVGLLAYLKVKGRNPKCRNDTEAPTELHLVKDSTADSNLNESSPLTAGDTNGQSGPQTSTQLT; this is encoded by the exons ATGTCAGCGATACACACCTTGGCctgtttcctcctctggatcagcTTTGCCACCCAGAACAAAACCCCAG ATGTCACTGTGACGTGTTTTGTTTCCGAGGAGTGCTTGCTCCCCTGCAGCTTCCAGCCAGGCAGCAAAGAGACCATCGAGTGGTTCAAACAGGACGCAGAGTTTTACAAATTCAAGCgggacgacgacgacgacgatgatgatgaagatgatgatgatgatgatgatgaagatgatgatgacagCAGTGAAGAGCACAAGACAGATGACGACCGAGCCTCCATTGTCCCAGAACTGATTTCGCGGGGCAATGCCACACTGATCATCAAAGGGAGCACTCTCAAGGACAGAGGCACGTACAGGTGTCACGTGAACACCTCGAAGGGCGAACACAATGCTAAGGTCATCGTGAAGGTGCAAG caccCATCAGAGGCCTGTCTGTGGAGCTGTCGAGGCTGAGCGGCTACGAGGAGATGAAATGCATCGTCCGTAATGTCTTCCCGGCTCCTCGTGTAACCTGGGCGACCGAACCACCCACTTTCGAGGACCTCCGACCGGTCACGCGCATGCTGGCCGACAAACAGAAGCTGTACTCGGTCGACAGCCGCCTCAAGAGGCTGAACGGACACCCTGACCTCATCTACATCTGTAAAGTCACGAGTTCCTACGGTGGTCCGACCTGGACCGCCTCACTCAGGGAAAGAG TAGAAATTAAAGGAACTGAAGGAAGAGACCTTACCATCCCCTGCCACGCCCCTCCTTACCTGAACAAACCCTCCCTCAATTGGAGCTTCTCCAACAGCGAGGACCCCTCCCACATCCTCACCTACAACAGCCGGTCGGGGGACAGCACATCCTCGTCATACTGGGACAACCACGTGGAGCTGGACGGCTTCAGGGTCCCGTTTGGAGACGGGTCGCTGCGACTGATGGACCCCAAGCACTCGGAGCACACGGGCAGCTACACCTGTGTGTTCTTCATCCCGTACACCACTCACACCGAACGCACTGAAGTCACTATCAAGAATCCTGCCG AAGAGCAAATCCTTTCAAAAGAACCGTCTTATTGGTGGATTGTCGGTCTGGTGATTGCGCTGCTGGTTCTCGCGCTGGTGGGCTTGCTGGCCTACCTGAAGGTGAAAG GACGCAACCCGAAGTGCAGAAATGACACCGAGGcgccaacagagctgcatttagTCAAAG ACTCGACAGCAGACAGTAACCTGAATGAGAGCAGCCCTTTGACTGCAGGCGACACCAACGGACAATCAGGCCCCCAGACCAGCACTCAGTTAACATGA
- the LOC123973176 gene encoding V-set domain-containing T-cell activation inhibitor 1-like has protein sequence MTAAGKSSVFLVVLTFLWTFTRGDAEICVFMQSCILPCTFRASSDVVIHWIQVTGNTPVHSYYHNQDQLAFQGQNFSGRTSLFKDQISTGNAALQLTDVQVQDQGRYKCYTSTVTGNMESLINLQVEATTHLTDNISLPGRGARYLCQYVRE, from the exons ATGACGGCTGCAGGCAAAAGCAGCGTGTTTTTGGTGGTCTTGACCTTTCTATGGACTTTTACCAGAGGAG ATGCTGAAATCTGTGTGTTCATGCAAAGCTGCATCTTACCGTGCACTTTTCGGGCCAGCTCTGACGTGGTCATCCATTGGATTCAGGTGACAGGAAACACTCCTGTTCACTCCTACTACCACAACCAAGACCAGCTCGCATTCCAGGGCCAGAATTTCAGCGGCAGGACATCACTGTTCAAGGACCAGATCTCCACAGGAAATGCTGCACTCCAGCTTACAGATGTACAGGTTCAGGACCAGGGCAGATACAAGTGCTACACCAGCACCGTCACTGGCAACATGGAGTCTTTAATTAACCTACAGGTGGAAG ctACAACACATCTGACTGATAACATTTCACTCCCAGGAAGAGGAGCAAGATATTTATGCCAGTATGTGAGAGAATAA